Genomic segment of Leptospira perdikensis:
GGTGCAGGTGTTGTTGTTACCGGCTCAGGATTACTTGGTGTTGTTGGTGTCGGTGCGGCAACTTCAGGTTCCGTTGTAGGAGTCGTAGTTGTTTGTCCTCCGCCACTAGTCGAACCACCATCTGTAGGAGTGGTTGTTTCTGTTGGAGCCGTGATTTGGCTTGGGTCTGTTGTTTCTAATCCAACCACAGTAAATGTGCCGTCGCCTGTATTGGCAGCTTCAGGAGCTGTTTGTGTGGTTCCGTCACCAAGTCCCAAAAATGGGAGGAGTAAAGCGCCTTTCTTTTTATTGGAACAGTCCAATACTAAGAGCGGTATCGCTAGAAAAATGATCCATCGTTTCATGTTGAGATGTCCTACCTGTATAGGGAATTGAACGACAAAATGCCAAAAAAATCAACGGTGATTTCAAAAAATTTAGGGAAATCCATTGGATTTTTTGGGGAAAGTACGAACAGAGATCAAAAAAATGAACGAAACCTTCCTAAAATCAGCCAAGAATAGCAGGTCTTTCTTTTAAAGTCTAGTTTTTTGCCACATGCGCCACTGCATTTCCAAAAACAAAATTCTGGAATCGTACCTCTTGGAATCCAAGTTCCTCTAAAATCTTTGCCAAACTCTCCTGGTCTGGATAGGTTTTGGAGGAATGGGGAAGGTAATCGAACATCTCATTTTCTCTGCCATAAAGCAAATATCCAAATAGAGGTACCATTTTGAAAAAATAGAAATCGGCAAAGAATTTCAAAAATTTGGGTCGCACACGCCCCACATCTAAATTCACAAAGACCCCACCTTTCTTTAACACCCGTTTGATTTCCATAAGGCATTTTTTTAAATCGGAAACATTCCTGAGTCCAAACCCCATAGTCACAATGTCAAAACTTGCCGTTGAAAATTGGCTCAGGTCCATAGCATCTCCGACAAGAAGGTTAACCCTTGGATCTTGAGGAATTTTATGGATGGCAAAATCTAACATCTTTTCCGAAAAATCTAGGCCTACAATTTGTTCTAGATTTGGTTCCTTCGAGAGCCGAAGGGTGATATCTCCTGTCCCGCAACAGAGGTCGAGGGCAGATTTTGCGAACGGAACGCTCTTTTGGGCCTCTTTGACCACCCAATCCTTCCAAATGCGATGTAGGAAAAAACTATTCCAGTCATTGAATTTGTCATAGGCTTTGGCAATTCCATCAAAATTAGTTCTTACATATTCCGGTTTCTTTTCTTGGGATGGCAGTTGGTATTGGTTCATAGAGGTCGATACATCCATGAATTGGACATTTTCAATTCCCGCAATTTTGATTTTTATCCTTCTTTTTTGTTTTTCACTCACTTCTTTTTATTTTTTCTTCCGATTGGTTCTCGGGTTGCATAAATTAAAGGATCGAAATCTCAGGTTAGAGATATTTCCGAAAGAACCCACAGAGACTGAATTAGAATTATTTTTTTCTCCTTTGGAAAGAACCATCCACTGGTTACCAACAATAGCTTCTCTGTCCATGCTTCTTGGACTTCTTGGGACTGTGATTGGAATTAACTCGGCTTTTGGAGCAATGGAAACGCAAGGAAAGGTGAGTTTGGAAGTACTTGCAGGGGGAATCAAAGATGCATTGAATACAACGATCGTTGGACTTCTTGTTGCAATTCCTTCTTTATATTTCCATAGGTACGCCGAAAATAAAATTCGATATATATCAGAGCTTTTGGTAAAAGATTTTTCTAACTCCGATGAAACTCCGTAAATCAAATTCAAATTCCGACATCGATATTAGTAGTTTAATCGATGTATTGTTTATTCTATTAATCTTTTTGATGTTAGCTGTTAGGTTTACGGAAACCACTTCTACTTTACAACTAGATCTTCCTAAAACTCAAACTGATTCTATAGGTGAAGAATCCCCAAAGTTCAAAATTCAGATTAATCATCTAGGTATTATTTATTTTGATGGGAAAGAAATAGTAAAAGATTCCTTAACCGTTCTTGTTCCCGAAAACGAAGATGGTAAATCTAGAGTAGTATTGGAAGTGGATAAAAAAGCAGAGTTTGCTTCGTTTGTTTTGGTTACAGATTTATTAAAATCAAAAGGATATCAAAAAATTGACATTGTCACTCTGAAGGATTAGAGGATTGAAGTAGATCGATTAAAAATTTATATCGTTTGTTTTGAACTTTTTGTTCTAAGATTTTTTTCCCTTTATCCTCTGTTTGGATGGCGTTTAGTACCCCTGTAAGTTGACCAAAGTTTTGGATTCGAATCAATTGTAAAATTTGTCGTTTTAATTCCGGATCGGAAGCATTTAAAAAACTATGAACAAA
This window contains:
- a CDS encoding ubiquinone/menaquinone biosynthesis methyltransferase, whose translation is MNQYQLPSQEKKPEYVRTNFDGIAKAYDKFNDWNSFFLHRIWKDWVVKEAQKSVPFAKSALDLCCGTGDITLRLSKEPNLEQIVGLDFSEKMLDFAIHKIPQDPRVNLLVGDAMDLSQFSTASFDIVTMGFGLRNVSDLKKCLMEIKRVLKKGGVFVNLDVGRVRPKFLKFFADFYFFKMVPLFGYLLYGRENEMFDYLPHSSKTYPDQESLAKILEELGFQEVRFQNFVFGNAVAHVAKN
- a CDS encoding MotA/TolQ/ExbB proton channel family protein — translated: MNWTFSIPAILIFILLFCFSLTSFYFFFRLVLGLHKLKDRNLRLEIFPKEPTETELELFFSPLERTIHWLPTIASLSMLLGLLGTVIGINSAFGAMETQGKVSLEVLAGGIKDALNTTIVGLLVAIPSLYFHRYAENKIRYISELLVKDFSNSDETP
- a CDS encoding ExbD/TolR family protein — translated: MKLRKSNSNSDIDISSLIDVLFILLIFLMLAVRFTETTSTLQLDLPKTQTDSIGEESPKFKIQINHLGIIYFDGKEIVKDSLTVLVPENEDGKSRVVLEVDKKAEFASFVLVTDLLKSKGYQKIDIVTLKD